From a single Pelodiscus sinensis isolate JC-2024 chromosome 4, ASM4963464v1, whole genome shotgun sequence genomic region:
- the LOC112543499 gene encoding LOW QUALITY PROTEIN: uncharacterized protein LOC112543499 (The sequence of the model RefSeq protein was modified relative to this genomic sequence to represent the inferred CDS: inserted 1 base in 1 codon): MAAAGPAQPPVAFEDVALYFTRAEWELLSPPEKQLYREQMLRNYRALVSLGYSGSTPDLIHLIERGQAELWIQDAEDSRERSGPESPSSAGPEIPERTRALSERRESTEGKLHPTSLMGSHAEDKVHPRSKLSRRPDLATHQILHRGQYPYHCTDCDKRFSNTSTLTQHQRIHTRERPYGCPDCGKGFADNYKLRRHQRAHTGERPHRCVDCGKGFADSYKLRVHQRTHTGERPHCCTDCGRNFRQSSALRAHQRTHTGERPYRCADCGKGFSHAGTLSNHQRTHTRERPYRCAECAKGFPRIADLQMHQRTHTGERPYRCADCGKGFVQISHLRVHRRTHTGERPYRCDDCGKSFSHASTLTHHQRTHTGERPYRCADCRKGFAQISYLRSHQRTHAXEQPCSRHDCGKSFSSTISLTTCQHTRTAVSWAATPGTGSLTPVPGPEGLQSASEPGTVPASAHQGGVLSL, translated from the exons ATGGCTGCAGCGGGGCCGGCGCAG CCCCCGGTGGCGTTCGAGGACGTGGCTCTGTATTTCACCCGGGCGGAGTGGGAGCTCCTGTCCCCGCCGGAGAAGCAGCTGTACCGGGAGCAGATGCTGAGGAATTACCGGGCCCTGGTTTCCCTGG GCTATTCAGGTTCCACACCAGATTTAATCCACCTGATCGAGCGAGGGCAGGCAGAACTCTGGATCCAGGATGCCGAGGACTCCAGAGAAAGATCAGGGCCTGAGAGCCCCTCCTCGG CAGGGCCTGAGATCCCAGAAAGAACAAGGGCACTGTCTGAACGTAGGGAGAGCACAGAAGGAAAGCTGCATCCCACATCCCTCATGGGGAGCCATGCAGAGGACAAAGTCCATCCTCGAAGTAAACTCAGCCGGAGACCAGACCTGGCTACACACCAGATACTCCACAGGGGGCAGTATCCTTACCACTGTACAGACTGTGACAAGAGGTTCAGTAACACATCCACACTGACTCAGCACCAGCGCATTCACACCAGGGAGCGGCCATATGGCTGTCCTGACTGTGGCAAGGGCTTTGCAGACAACTACAAGCTGAGGAGACACCAGCGCGCACACACCGGGGAGCGGCCGCACCGCTGTGTGGACTGCGGCAAGGGCTTTGCAGACAGCTACAAGCTGAGAGTGCATCAGCGCACGCACACCGGGGAGCGGCCGCACTGCTGTACCGACTGCGGCAGGAACTTCCGACAGTCGTCAGCCCTGAGAGCACACCAGCGCACGCACACGGGAGAGCGGCCGTACCGCTGTGCTGACTGTGGGAAGGGCTTCAGCCATGCCGGTACGCTCAGCAACCACCAGCGCACGCATACCCGGGAGCGGCCATACCGCTGTGCGGAGTGCGCCAAGGGGTTTCCACGGATTGCAGACTTGCAGATGCACCAGCGCACGCACACTGGGGAGCGGCCATACCGCTGTGCCGACTGCGGCAAGGGCTTTGTACAAATTTCTCACCTGAGAGTACACCGGCGCACACACACCGGGGAGCGGCCATACCGCTGTGACGATTGTGGCAAGAGCTTCAGCCACGCCAGTACGCTGACCCACCACCAGCGCACGCACACCGGGGAGCGGCCGTATCGCTGTGCAGACTGCAGAAAGGGCTTTGCACAGATTTCATACCTGAGAAGTCACCAGCGCACGCACG AGGAGCAGCCGTGCAGCCGTCATGACTGCGGCAAAAGCTTCAGCAGCACCATTTCACTGACCACATGTCAGCACACGCGCACAGCTGTCAGTTGGGCAGCCACCCCTGGCACTGGGTCACTCACACCagtgccaggacctgaggggcttCAATCAGCCAGTGAGCCTGGCACAGTGCCTGCAAGTGCACATCAGGGAGGGGTCCTGTCCCTCTGA
- the TACO1 gene encoding translational activator of cytochrome c oxidase 1 translates to MALPRAVGRAAAPHRCRLLASLLVLKELAPCLAAPASYPPGRALHATGATPAGHNKWSKVKHVKGPRDAERCRLFQKLTMLLRFAVREGGPNPDLNTNLANIIEQCRSKSMPKASIEAAIKGVGKGKNSLYLLYEARGPGGSALLIEVLTDNAKRAYQEIRLMLSRSGAQMCEGARHSFDKKGVITVSGRDSQQRPVALEQALELAIEAGAQDVWEEEDEEEQAVLKFVCEVASLHQVRAKLDARGLQSLSAALEFIPNTRVQLSEEAMEQASQLLATLGDSQEVMRVYDNIE, encoded by the exons ATGGCCCTGCCCCGCGCCGTGGGGAGGGCCGCTGCCCCGCACCGCTGCCGCCTCCTGGCCTCGCTGCTGGTGCTGAAGGAGCTGGCGCCCTGCCTGGCCGCCCCCGCCAGCTACCCGCCTGGCCGGGCCCTGCACGCGACAGGTGCCACCCCCGCCGGCCACAACAAATGGTCCAAGGTCAAACACGTCAAGGGCCCGCGGGATGCTGAGCGCTGCCGGCTCTTCCAGAAGCTCACCATGCTGCTGCGCTTTGCTGTGAGAG aggggggaCCCAACCCTGATCTCAACACCAACCTGGCCAACATCATCGAGCAGTGCCGGAGCAAGAGCATGCCCAAAGCCTCCATTGAGGCGGCCATCAAGGGAGTT GGCAAAGGGAAGAACTCCTTGTACCTGCTCTACGAAGCCAGAGGCCCTGGCGGATCTGCGCTGCTCATCGAAGTGCTGACGGACAACGCCAAGCGAGCCTACCAGGAGATCCGGCTCATGCTGAGCCGCAGCGG CGCACAGATGTGTGAGGGGGCCCGGCACAGCTTTGACAAGAAGGGGGTGATCACGGTCAGCGGGCGAGACTCGCAGCAGAGGCCCGTGGCCCTGGAGCAGGCCCTGGAGCTGGCGATCGAGGCCGGGGCCCAGGATGTGTGGGAagaagaggatgaggaggagCAGGCGGTTCTGAAG TTTGTGTGTGAGGTGGCCTCGCTGCACCAGGTGCGGGCGAAGTTGGACGCGCGGGGGCTGCAGTCGCTGTCCGCTGCCCTGGAGTTCATCCCCAACACCAGGGTGCAGCTCTCGGAGGAGGCGATGGAGCAGGCCTCTcagctgctggccaccctggGCGACAGCCAGGAGGTGATGCGGGTCTACGACAACATCGAGTAG